One window from the genome of Cricetulus griseus strain 17A/GY chromosome 2, alternate assembly CriGri-PICRH-1.0, whole genome shotgun sequence encodes:
- the LOC113833669 gene encoding granulocyte-macrophage colony-stimulating factor receptor subunit alpha-like yields the protein MGVPSQGHPELGTGSDAECPAPCDKSTLMASLNVSRPIMMSLFSAEGRVKRHGREGSGAGNGFPNLQMRKQEYTQAQAGCKDRRTDGLPCPLKPPFAQTPLHTPRGPLGRSSSIGSSWLVPCHGFWDLKEKENMESQRSRASRATPLLLPLALLSAASALLHTSSSAAQELPALIPQGDSELNVTFDPGTWTLHWSSRDNVTVTSCTATAIRRDGRKPQFWRMRPKDGRCQFQLLTLHVGVMLEVNAIVHHRPVQEKLLYVNRGAEGSAAQNLTCAIHDAGVMTCLWGAGPAAPRDVQYFLHIRNATGHVLMGCPTYLGGHVHTGCRLDDLTLLPYHMHVTVTGSSRTGDVMFYDTTLNTKLIERLSPPDNVTVVCNSSHCVVTWSQPRTWTPMTFLDFRYEVDIQRQNPDPGSPNPKVCISSPEENRYMFPSPEPRLGHVVSVRAGDVRSERWSVWSPLVEFGSEGRAVPRLHVYLTVVFVTLLCAIGLGLACKRFIGNQRFFPQIPEIKDKVTDDDRVNPETLRKDLLLQMDKTD from the exons ATGGGAGTCCCTAGCCAAGGACACCCGGAGTTGGGAACAGGAAGTGATGCAGAGTGTCCCGCTCCCTGCGATAAGAGCACGCTGATGGCGTCACTGAACGTGTCCCGCCCTATCATGATGTCACTCTTCTCTGCAGAAGGCAGAGTGAAGCGACATGGGAGGGAGGGTTCTGGGGCCGGAAATGG GTTTCCCAACCTGCAGATGAGGAAGCAGGAGTACACACAGGCCCAGGCCGGCTGCAAGGACAGAAGGACCGACGGGCTCCCCTGCCCCCTGAAGCCCCCCTTCGCCCAGACACCCCTCCACACCCCACGGGGTCCCCTGGGCCGCAGCAGTAGCATCGGGTCATCGTGGTTAGTCCCCTGCCATGG GTTCTGGgatctaaaagagaaagagaacatggaGAGTCAAAGGTCAAGGGCGTCACGGG CCACGCCCCTCCTGCTCCCCTTGGCCTTACTGAGCGCCGCCTCTGCCCTGCTTCACACCTCCAGTTCTGCAGCACAGGAACTCCCAG CCTTGATCCCCCAGGGAGACTCAGAGCTGAATGTGACCTTTGACCCCGGAACCTGGACACTGCATTGGAGCTCCAGGGACAATGTGACCGTGACGTCATGCACTGCAACAGCTAtcaggagggatgggaggaaacCCCAGTTCTGGAGGATGCGG CCCAAGGATGGCCGCTGCCAATTCCAGCTCCTGACCCTTCATGTCGGGGTCATGCTGGAGGTCAATGCCATTGTCCATCACAGGCCAGTTCAGGAGAAGCTGCTTTACGTCAACCGAG GCGCAGAGGGGTCAGCTGCGCAGAACCTCACTTGTGCCATCCACGACGCTGGTGTGATGACGTGCCTCTGGGGGGCGGGGCCTGCAGCTCCACGCGATGTCCAGTACTTCCTGCATATCCGGAATGCCAC GGGCCATGTGCTGATGGGGTGCCCCACCTACCTGGGAGGTCACGTGCACACGGGCTGCCGCCTGGACGACCTAACGCTGCTGCCATATCACATGCACGTGACCGTGACGGGATCCAGCCGGACGGGTGACGTCATGTTCTACGACACCACGTTGAACACCAAGCTCATCG AGCGTCTAAGCCCCCCGGATAATGTCACTGTGGTTTGTAACTCCTCCCACTGCGTGGTGACGTGGTCCCAGCCCCGGACCTGGACTCCCATGACCTTCCTCGACTTCCGGTATGAGGTGGACATCCAGAGGCAG AACCCAGACCCCGGAAGTCCCAACCCTAAG GTGTGCATCTCCAGCCCGGAGGAGAACAGATACATGTTCCCGAGCCCCGAGCCCAGGCTGGGCCACGTGGTCAGCGTGCGTGCGGGCGATGTGCGCAGCGAGCGGTGGAGCGTGTGGAGTCCGCTTGTAGAATTCG GCTCTGAAGGGCGCGCGGTACCCCGATTGCACGTGTATCTCACAGTGGTGTTTGTGACCCTGCTGTGTGCGATCGGCCTGGGGCTGGCATGCAAGAG GTTCATCGGGAACCAGAGATTCTTCCCCCAGATCCCAGAAATCAAGGACAAAGTCACGGATGATGACAGGGTCAACCCAGAG ACCCTGAGGAAGGACTTGCTGCTACAGATGGACAAGACTGACTAG